A part of Oncorhynchus masou masou isolate Uvic2021 chromosome 30, UVic_Omas_1.1, whole genome shotgun sequence genomic DNA contains:
- the LOC135521748 gene encoding nuclear receptor ROR-gamma-like isoform X4 yields MMRAQIEVIPCKICGDKSSGVHYGVITCEGCKGFFRRSQLPSVSYSCSRQSNCPIDRASRNRCQSCRLQKCVTQGMSRDAVKFGRMSKRQQESLRAEVERHRQQQQHLQAEAQPALPYSSKACRFRTPHLLQAPAPAYSFPGEPELPPCPTDVPPYLVCSPGESQAPGLAYQGCCVSPGSGHSDERGFDSRQPSPDQTIGMGIRSYDPEDPYCPYPPPSLLHIEGLCDSIVQSHRDTSQFRLEELQALRWKLFSREEIHAYQSKSVDEMWQHCAVRLTEAVQFVVEFAKRIPGFRGLGQNDQITLLKTGSMEVVLVRMSRCFNTENSTVFFDGKFGSTELFKSLGCGDLMVAVFDFAHRMCALRLTEQQMALFSSLVLINPDRPCLEDRGRVHRMRRDLEACLSHMLCRDNQESLLHKLYQKVSVLRSLCSLHVEKLHWFSQRYPLTVHSVFPPLYKELFTSDLPCVDSL; encoded by the exons cTCAGATTGAGGTGATTCCCTGTAAGATCTGTGGTGATAAATCATCAGGAGTTCACTATGGAGTCATCACCTGCGAGGGCTGCAAG ggtTTTTTCCGGCGTAGCCAGCTGCCGTCCGTGTCCTACTCCTGTTCCAGACAGAGTAACTGTCCTATAGACAGAGCCAGCCGCAACCGCTGCCAGAGCTGCCGACTGCAGAAGTGTGTGACCCAGGGCATGAGCCGGGATg CGGTGAAGTTTGGTCGGATGTCGAAACGTCAGCAGGAGTCTCTGCGTGCCGAGGTGGAGAGACAccgtcagcagcagcagcatctccAGGCAGAGGCCCAGCCCGCCCTGCCCTACTCCAGCAAGGCATGCCGTTTCCGGACACCCCACCTGCTCCAGGCCCCGGCTCCGGCCTACTCCTTCCCTGGAGAGCCAGAGCTGCCACCCTGCCCGACCGATGTGCCCCCCTACCTGGTGTGCTCCCCAGGCGAGTCCCAGGCTCCAGGTCTGGCCTACCAGGGCTGCTGTGTGTCTCCTGGTAGTGGGCACTCAGACGAAAGAG GGTTCGACTCCCGTCAGCCGTCTCCTGACCAGACGATAGGGATGGGAATTAGATCGTATGACCCAGAAGACCCCTACTGcccttacccccccccctccctgctaCACATAGAGGGGCTGTGTGACAGTATCGTGCAGTCCCATAGGGAcaccagtcagttcagactagagGAACTACAGGCTCTGAGATGGAAGTTGTTCAGCAGAGAGGAGATCCATGCCTACCAGAGCAAG tCAGTAGATGAGATGTGGCAGCACTGTGCCGTGAGGCTGACTGAAGCGGTACAGTTCGTGGTGGAGTTTGCCAAACGCATCCCAGGGTTCCGTGGGCTTGGACAGAACGACCAGATCACCCTGCTCAAGACTG gatcgaTGGAGGTGGTTCTGGTTAGAATGAGCAGGTGTTTTAACACAGAGAACAGCACCGTCTTCTTTGATGGGAAGTTTGGCAGCACTGAACTTTTCAAGTCTCTGG GCTGTGGTGATCTGATGGTGGCGGTGTTTGACTTCGCTCACAGAATGTGTGCCCTGAGACTGACTGAGCAGCAGATGGCTCTCTTCAGCTCACTGGTGCTCATTAACCCAG ATCGCCCCTGTCTTGAGGATAGAGGCAGAGTACATAGAATGAGAAGAGACTTGGAGGCATGCCTCAGCCACATGCTATGCAGAGACAACCAGGAGAGCCTTCTgcacaag CTCTACCAGAAGGTGTCAGTGTTGCGGTCTCTGTGCAGTCTTCATGTGGAGAAGCTGCACTGGTTCAGCCAGCGCTACCCGCTCACCGTACACTCTGTCTTCCCTCCTCTATACAAGGAGCTGTTCACCTCTGACCTGCCTTGTGTGGACTCCCTGTGA
- the LOC135521748 gene encoding nuclear receptor ROR-alpha A-like isoform X3 — translation MEYEEPESPEHITTEEPIKRAQIEVIPCKICGDKSSGVHYGVITCEGCKGFFRRSQLPSVSYSCSRQSNCPIDRASRNRCQSCRLQKCVTQGMSRDAVKFGRMSKRQQESLRAEVERHRQQQQHLQAEAQPALPYSSKACRFRTPHLLQAPAPAYSFPGEPELPPCPTDVPPYLVCSPGESQAPGLAYQGCCVSPGSGHSDERGFDSRQPSPDQTIGMGIRSYDPEDPYCPYPPPSLLHIEGLCDSIVQSHRDTSQFRLEELQALRWKLFSREEIHAYQSKSVDEMWQHCAVRLTEAVQFVVEFAKRIPGFRGLGQNDQITLLKTGSMEVVLVRMSRCFNTENSTVFFDGKFGSTELFKSLGCGDLMVAVFDFAHRMCALRLTEQQMALFSSLVLINPDRPCLEDRGRVHRMRRDLEACLSHMLCRDNQESLLHKLYQKVSVLRSLCSLHVEKLHWFSQRYPLTVHSVFPPLYKELFTSDLPCVDSL, via the exons cTCAGATTGAGGTGATTCCCTGTAAGATCTGTGGTGATAAATCATCAGGAGTTCACTATGGAGTCATCACCTGCGAGGGCTGCAAG ggtTTTTTCCGGCGTAGCCAGCTGCCGTCCGTGTCCTACTCCTGTTCCAGACAGAGTAACTGTCCTATAGACAGAGCCAGCCGCAACCGCTGCCAGAGCTGCCGACTGCAGAAGTGTGTGACCCAGGGCATGAGCCGGGATg CGGTGAAGTTTGGTCGGATGTCGAAACGTCAGCAGGAGTCTCTGCGTGCCGAGGTGGAGAGACAccgtcagcagcagcagcatctccAGGCAGAGGCCCAGCCCGCCCTGCCCTACTCCAGCAAGGCATGCCGTTTCCGGACACCCCACCTGCTCCAGGCCCCGGCTCCGGCCTACTCCTTCCCTGGAGAGCCAGAGCTGCCACCCTGCCCGACCGATGTGCCCCCCTACCTGGTGTGCTCCCCAGGCGAGTCCCAGGCTCCAGGTCTGGCCTACCAGGGCTGCTGTGTGTCTCCTGGTAGTGGGCACTCAGACGAAAGAG GGTTCGACTCCCGTCAGCCGTCTCCTGACCAGACGATAGGGATGGGAATTAGATCGTATGACCCAGAAGACCCCTACTGcccttacccccccccctccctgctaCACATAGAGGGGCTGTGTGACAGTATCGTGCAGTCCCATAGGGAcaccagtcagttcagactagagGAACTACAGGCTCTGAGATGGAAGTTGTTCAGCAGAGAGGAGATCCATGCCTACCAGAGCAAG tCAGTAGATGAGATGTGGCAGCACTGTGCCGTGAGGCTGACTGAAGCGGTACAGTTCGTGGTGGAGTTTGCCAAACGCATCCCAGGGTTCCGTGGGCTTGGACAGAACGACCAGATCACCCTGCTCAAGACTG gatcgaTGGAGGTGGTTCTGGTTAGAATGAGCAGGTGTTTTAACACAGAGAACAGCACCGTCTTCTTTGATGGGAAGTTTGGCAGCACTGAACTTTTCAAGTCTCTGG GCTGTGGTGATCTGATGGTGGCGGTGTTTGACTTCGCTCACAGAATGTGTGCCCTGAGACTGACTGAGCAGCAGATGGCTCTCTTCAGCTCACTGGTGCTCATTAACCCAG ATCGCCCCTGTCTTGAGGATAGAGGCAGAGTACATAGAATGAGAAGAGACTTGGAGGCATGCCTCAGCCACATGCTATGCAGAGACAACCAGGAGAGCCTTCTgcacaag CTCTACCAGAAGGTGTCAGTGTTGCGGTCTCTGTGCAGTCTTCATGTGGAGAAGCTGCACTGGTTCAGCCAGCGCTACCCGCTCACCGTACACTCTGTCTTCCCTCCTCTATACAAGGAGCTGTTCACCTCTGACCTGCCTTGTGTGGACTCCCTGTGA
- the LOC135521748 gene encoding nuclear receptor ROR-alpha A-like isoform X2 — MEYEEPESPEHITTEEPIKRGDTVSKTTHLTQIEVIPCKICGDKSSGVHYGVITCEGCKGFFRRSQLPSVSYSCSRQSNCPIDRASRNRCQSCRLQKCVTQGMSRDAVKFGRMSKRQQESLRAEVERHRQQQQHLQAEAQPALPYSSKACRFRTPHLLQAPAPAYSFPGEPELPPCPTDVPPYLVCSPGESQAPGLAYQGCCVSPGSGHSDERGFDSRQPSPDQTIGMGIRSYDPEDPYCPYPPPSLLHIEGLCDSIVQSHRDTSQFRLEELQALRWKLFSREEIHAYQSKSVDEMWQHCAVRLTEAVQFVVEFAKRIPGFRGLGQNDQITLLKTGSMEVVLVRMSRCFNTENSTVFFDGKFGSTELFKSLGCGDLMVAVFDFAHRMCALRLTEQQMALFSSLVLINPDRPCLEDRGRVHRMRRDLEACLSHMLCRDNQESLLHKLYQKVSVLRSLCSLHVEKLHWFSQRYPLTVHSVFPPLYKELFTSDLPCVDSL, encoded by the exons cTCAGATTGAGGTGATTCCCTGTAAGATCTGTGGTGATAAATCATCAGGAGTTCACTATGGAGTCATCACCTGCGAGGGCTGCAAG ggtTTTTTCCGGCGTAGCCAGCTGCCGTCCGTGTCCTACTCCTGTTCCAGACAGAGTAACTGTCCTATAGACAGAGCCAGCCGCAACCGCTGCCAGAGCTGCCGACTGCAGAAGTGTGTGACCCAGGGCATGAGCCGGGATg CGGTGAAGTTTGGTCGGATGTCGAAACGTCAGCAGGAGTCTCTGCGTGCCGAGGTGGAGAGACAccgtcagcagcagcagcatctccAGGCAGAGGCCCAGCCCGCCCTGCCCTACTCCAGCAAGGCATGCCGTTTCCGGACACCCCACCTGCTCCAGGCCCCGGCTCCGGCCTACTCCTTCCCTGGAGAGCCAGAGCTGCCACCCTGCCCGACCGATGTGCCCCCCTACCTGGTGTGCTCCCCAGGCGAGTCCCAGGCTCCAGGTCTGGCCTACCAGGGCTGCTGTGTGTCTCCTGGTAGTGGGCACTCAGACGAAAGAG GGTTCGACTCCCGTCAGCCGTCTCCTGACCAGACGATAGGGATGGGAATTAGATCGTATGACCCAGAAGACCCCTACTGcccttacccccccccctccctgctaCACATAGAGGGGCTGTGTGACAGTATCGTGCAGTCCCATAGGGAcaccagtcagttcagactagagGAACTACAGGCTCTGAGATGGAAGTTGTTCAGCAGAGAGGAGATCCATGCCTACCAGAGCAAG tCAGTAGATGAGATGTGGCAGCACTGTGCCGTGAGGCTGACTGAAGCGGTACAGTTCGTGGTGGAGTTTGCCAAACGCATCCCAGGGTTCCGTGGGCTTGGACAGAACGACCAGATCACCCTGCTCAAGACTG gatcgaTGGAGGTGGTTCTGGTTAGAATGAGCAGGTGTTTTAACACAGAGAACAGCACCGTCTTCTTTGATGGGAAGTTTGGCAGCACTGAACTTTTCAAGTCTCTGG GCTGTGGTGATCTGATGGTGGCGGTGTTTGACTTCGCTCACAGAATGTGTGCCCTGAGACTGACTGAGCAGCAGATGGCTCTCTTCAGCTCACTGGTGCTCATTAACCCAG ATCGCCCCTGTCTTGAGGATAGAGGCAGAGTACATAGAATGAGAAGAGACTTGGAGGCATGCCTCAGCCACATGCTATGCAGAGACAACCAGGAGAGCCTTCTgcacaag CTCTACCAGAAGGTGTCAGTGTTGCGGTCTCTGTGCAGTCTTCATGTGGAGAAGCTGCACTGGTTCAGCCAGCGCTACCCGCTCACCGTACACTCTGTCTTCCCTCCTCTATACAAGGAGCTGTTCACCTCTGACCTGCCTTGTGTGGACTCCCTGTGA